In the genome of Massilibacillus massiliensis, one region contains:
- a CDS encoding methyl-accepting chemotaxis protein — translation MNFFDDLKVNLKIGCLILAAFLVVIFVGGMGYYNLQKANESIHVMYEKRLIPVREVNEVRADVALVGEAMLELTINTDHSRNQYLKKYIDEKVNNTNVVFEKLEKEQLDAKGQAIVNKIKDAKEKYRKERGPVLALVDQNKNAEAYQLYSSKVLPLSIEFSANLKEFSDYYAEISEQMKNEDKETAEQATRVTGIVIFLAFVILGASGLYITKKVVTPLNIMVTVCKELAGGDFRDKPRSIRRRDEIGQLADAMATMRDSLRALMKHVNSSSEQLAAASEELTASADQSAQASNQIAISITEVAKGAEEQLKSADHTSEAVEQISASIQQISANATEVADRAVKAEEEATKGNTAVEKSVSQMKSIEQTVISSAQVVMNLGERSREIGQIVDTISGIAGQTNLLALNAAIEAARAGEQGRGFAVVAEEVRKLAEQSQEAAKQIAELIGEIQGETEKAVVAMDEGTREVKIGAEVVNESGKAFQDIAGSVNQVSSQVKEMSQAIEHMAEGSQRIVEAVRKIDQLSKGASSEAQSVSAATEEQSASMEEIASASQSLSKLAMELQDEVGKFKI, via the coding sequence ATGAATTTTTTTGATGATCTTAAAGTAAATTTAAAAATTGGATGTTTAATTTTGGCTGCATTTTTAGTTGTAATTTTTGTCGGTGGCATGGGATACTATAATCTTCAAAAAGCCAATGAGAGTATTCATGTGATGTATGAAAAGAGATTAATTCCAGTAAGAGAAGTGAATGAGGTCAGAGCTGATGTGGCACTTGTAGGTGAAGCGATGCTGGAACTGACAATCAATACAGATCATAGTAGAAATCAGTATTTAAAAAAGTATATTGATGAAAAGGTAAATAATACGAACGTCGTATTTGAGAAATTGGAAAAAGAGCAATTGGATGCAAAAGGACAAGCAATTGTAAATAAAATTAAAGATGCGAAAGAGAAATATCGTAAAGAACGGGGGCCTGTTCTTGCGTTAGTTGATCAAAATAAAAATGCGGAAGCGTATCAACTGTATTCGAGTAAAGTACTTCCATTGTCGATTGAGTTTAGTGCAAATCTGAAAGAGTTTTCGGATTATTATGCTGAAATATCAGAACAAATGAAAAATGAAGATAAGGAAACCGCTGAACAAGCAACAAGAGTTACAGGGATTGTTATTTTTCTTGCTTTTGTTATATTAGGGGCAAGTGGGCTTTATATAACGAAGAAGGTTGTAACGCCGTTAAACATTATGGTAACAGTTTGCAAGGAATTGGCTGGAGGAGATTTTAGAGATAAACCTCGTAGTATAAGAAGAAGAGATGAAATTGGTCAATTAGCGGATGCTATGGCAACGATGCGAGATAGTTTGCGTGCACTGATGAAACATGTAAACAGCTCCTCAGAGCAACTAGCGGCAGCTTCAGAAGAATTGACTGCAAGTGCGGATCAGTCGGCACAAGCGTCTAATCAAATTGCGATTTCAATCACTGAAGTGGCAAAAGGCGCTGAAGAACAATTAAAATCAGCAGATCATACATCAGAGGCAGTAGAGCAAATCTCTGCAAGTATACAACAAATTTCTGCAAATGCTACTGAAGTCGCAGATCGAGCTGTAAAAGCAGAAGAAGAGGCGACAAAAGGAAATACGGCAGTTGAAAAATCTGTAAGTCAAATGAAATCTATTGAACAAACTGTAATTTCTTCTGCGCAGGTTGTTATGAATTTAGGCGAAAGATCGAGAGAAATTGGACAGATTGTTGATACAATTTCTGGGATTGCTGGTCAGACAAATTTATTAGCATTGAATGCTGCCATTGAAGCTGCGCGTGCTGGTGAACAAGGGCGTGGTTTTGCTGTTGTTGCGGAAGAAGTGCGCAAATTAGCAGAACAATCACAAGAGGCAGCGAAACAAATTGCCGAATTAATTGGTGAGATACAAGGCGAAACGGAAAAAGCCGTTGTTGCTATGGATGAAGGTACAAGAGAAGTAAAAATTGGTGCAGAAGTTGTCAATGAATCAGGAAAAGCATTCCAAGATATCGCAGGTAGTGTAAATCAAGTATCTAGTCAGGTAAAGGAAATGTCTCAAGCGATTGAACATATGGCTGAGGGCAGTCAAAGGATCGTTGAAGCAGTAAGAAAGATTGATCAATTAAGTAAAGGAGCTTCAAGTGAGGCACAATCTGTATCTGCTGCGACTGAAGAACAGTCAGCATCTATGGAAGAGATCGCATCAGCAAGTCAATCTTTATCTAAACTTGCCATGGAATTACAAGATGAAGTTGGGAAGTTTAAAATTTAA
- a CDS encoding helix-turn-helix domain-containing protein, whose product MKISYDERYRQIAKWIIYYRKIKGLTQETLSAKVGISKSYLSKIEAPNSTKAYSLDVLFAIADALDIDVIRFFLPYEKSELHKLQFICDCSVIFAHNKKPL is encoded by the coding sequence ATGAAAATTAGTTACGATGAGCGTTATCGACAAATCGCCAAATGGATCATTTATTATCGAAAAATTAAAGGACTTACGCAGGAAACACTTTCTGCAAAAGTCGGCATTAGCAAAAGTTATCTAAGCAAAATTGAGGCGCCAAATTCTACGAAAGCATATTCACTCGACGTTTTATTTGCCATCGCAGATGCATTAGATATAGACGTAATAAGATTTTTTCTTCCGTATGAAAAATCAGAATTGCACAAATTGCAATTCATATGTGACTGCTCCGTCATTTTTGCGCACAACAAAAAACCTCTGTGA
- a CDS encoding ABC transporter permease, whose product MFYDIMTVFWRDWIVLKRRLIKFLLSRMIAPMLYLVAFGWGLGRSIPETYIGGSYLDFLVPGILALNSMNISFNSVGPSLHTARMYHKSLEEYLVAPVKPLAFIIGKIAAGTLRGILSSIIIMIMAYAFGAHFHMDFFFFSILIINCVIFSAFGFIAAMLIDSHEDMGSVNTYILLPMSFLCGTFFSPDKLPIIFKVVIESLPLTHTSALLRTIGSGQTGSMASLCILFIYIVLAFGGCIFTMRKICK is encoded by the coding sequence ATGTTTTATGATATTATGACGGTGTTTTGGCGTGATTGGATTGTATTGAAACGGCGTTTAATAAAATTTTTATTAAGTCGTATGATTGCTCCAATGCTTTATTTAGTTGCTTTTGGCTGGGGGTTAGGCAGGAGTATTCCAGAAACCTATATCGGAGGAAGTTATTTAGATTTTTTAGTGCCTGGTATTCTTGCTTTGAATTCGATGAATATCAGTTTCAACAGTGTTGGACCGTCTTTACATACTGCGCGGATGTATCATAAAAGTCTTGAAGAATATCTTGTGGCTCCGGTTAAACCATTGGCTTTTATTATTGGGAAAATCGCTGCTGGAACATTGCGTGGTATTTTGTCTTCTATCATTATTATGATTATGGCATATGCATTTGGCGCACATTTTCATATGGATTTCTTTTTTTTCAGTATATTAATTATAAATTGTGTGATTTTTTCGGCATTTGGATTTATTGCAGCAATGCTCATTGATTCACATGAAGATATGGGAAGCGTAAATACTTATATCTTATTGCCAATGTCTTTTTTGTGCGGTACTTTTTTTTCACCGGATAAGTTGCCAATCATCTTTAAAGTTGTTATTGAAAGCTTGCCGCTGACGCATACGAGTGCTTTGCTGCGTACCATTGGCAGTGGGCAGACTGGATCGATGGCTTCGTTATGTATTTTATTTATTTACATAGTACTTGCGTTTGGAGGGTGTATTTTCACAATGCGAAAAATATGTAAATAG
- a CDS encoding ABC transporter ATP-binding protein, with amino-acid sequence MIKMKELVKVFGQRIAVNQLNLEIKEGEIFGLLGPNGAGKTTTIRMLSMLTKPSSGDIIIHGLHVQQEEEKIKAMIGIVPQHVNLDQDLTVGENLELHGRLHHMPERERKERILSLLAYVELSERIHDRVQELSGGMKRRLLIARALMHKPKILLLDEPTVALDPQVRRRLWDLIRRMHNDDITVLLTTHYIEEAEQLCQRVAIMEKGSLIALDKPENLCKKAGSYVVEWEGKLGREYNFFPTREKAAAFAGSIHTTATIRHSNLEDVFVELTGRKVNS; translated from the coding sequence GTGATAAAGATGAAAGAGTTAGTAAAAGTTTTTGGTCAACGAATTGCAGTAAATCAATTAAATTTAGAAATAAAAGAAGGTGAGATATTTGGTTTGCTAGGACCTAATGGAGCAGGTAAAACGACGACAATTCGTATGTTGTCGATGTTAACGAAACCATCTTCTGGCGATATTATAATTCATGGGTTACATGTTCAACAGGAAGAAGAAAAAATAAAAGCCATGATTGGTATTGTTCCGCAGCATGTCAATTTAGATCAGGATTTAACGGTGGGAGAGAACCTTGAACTACATGGACGTTTACATCACATGCCAGAGCGTGAACGTAAGGAAAGGATACTTTCTTTATTAGCGTATGTGGAATTAAGTGAGAGAATTCATGATCGTGTACAGGAGCTGTCGGGGGGAATGAAACGGCGTTTATTAATCGCGCGGGCATTAATGCATAAACCAAAAATTTTATTGTTGGACGAACCAACAGTTGCACTTGATCCGCAAGTTAGACGCCGATTATGGGATTTAATTCGTCGTATGCATAATGACGATATTACAGTACTTTTGACTACGCATTATATTGAGGAAGCAGAGCAGCTTTGTCAGCGTGTAGCAATTATGGAAAAAGGAAGTCTCATCGCATTGGATAAACCAGAGAATTTATGCAAAAAGGCAGGCAGTTATGTGGTGGAGTGGGAAGGAAAATTAGGTAGGGAATATAATTTTTTCCCTACACGAGAAAAAGCGGCTGCTTTCGCCGGTTCAATCCATACTACAGCGACGATACGACACTCAAATTTAGAAGATGTTTTTGTTGAGTTGACTGGAAGAAAGGTGAACAGCTGA
- a CDS encoding HD-GYP domain-containing protein — translation MNRILLATDLHEIVDALGTTLDAKSAYTCGHSERVAEVSLAIAKILFLSESEQLRIHIGAHLHDIGKIGIPDCILNKPGKLDDQEYEVMKKHPVIGYQIVNKVRVLKPISDIVRHHHERMDGRGYPDGLKGEEISLASRIVAIADAFDAMTSQRAYRSKIKAIEAIEQLKYNRGTQFDANIVDVVVKHKLLENLALNV, via the coding sequence ATGAATCGAATTCTTTTAGCAACAGACTTACATGAAATTGTTGATGCTTTGGGAACTACGTTAGATGCAAAGAGTGCATATACCTGCGGCCATTCAGAACGAGTCGCTGAAGTTTCTTTAGCAATTGCCAAAATTTTATTTTTATCAGAAAGTGAGCAACTTAGAATTCATATTGGAGCCCATCTTCATGATATTGGGAAAATCGGTATTCCTGATTGCATTTTAAATAAACCAGGAAAATTGGACGACCAAGAATATGAGGTTATGAAGAAACATCCAGTCATCGGTTATCAAATTGTGAACAAAGTAAGAGTTTTAAAACCGATATCAGATATTGTTCGTCATCATCATGAACGGATGGATGGCAGAGGATATCCAGATGGATTAAAGGGTGAAGAAATTTCTTTGGCATCGCGTATTGTTGCGATTGCAGATGCCTTCGATGCGATGACGAGTCAGCGTGCTTATCGTTCTAAAATAAAAGCGATTGAGGCAATTGAACAATTAAAATATAATCGTGGAACGCAATTTGATGCAAATATTGTTGATGTTGTAGTCAAGCATAAATTATTAGAAAATTTGGCTCTGAATGTATAA
- the feoB gene encoding ferrous iron transport protein B, protein MATLSVALTGNPNTGKTTIFNALTGARQKIGNWPGVTVDKKVGYLNHNDRAISVIDLPGTYSINARSAEEQIVIDYLLNDKPDIVVNVLDASNLERNLFLTLQLLELGIPVILNLNMMDDAKKRGLKIHVKELEQQFGMPVVETVAKDNKSIKNLMDVFTEEALKNYKISPLIQAHIAKVKELNRETKNKDKVEEEVIALRYALIDQIIAETVEKSGASTSTTEKIDHILANGFLALPILLAIIYSVFEITFSWIGQPMADFIDEFIGETLTPWTEETLAGLEVADWLQSMILDGVIAGVGGVLTFVPLIFTLFFCLSFLDGTGYMARVAFIMDPVMRRAGLTGKGVMPLIMGFGCAVPAIMGARALDSEKDRRIAMLVTPFLTCGAKLPVMALFAAIFFPENATNVVFSIYVAGVILAIVMAKVLNSTTFKSEDSTFLLELPPYRFPDMETVLLETWDKGKGFLIKAGTIIFAMSIVIWFLSSYNFGGSAEMEESFLASIGAAISNLFIFHGFATWESGAAVLTGILAKEAVVSTMGVLYGVAEVAEEATEAAQQMQDSIGVAFSALSAYAFMIFIALYTPCMTALGTIKKEFSSWKWMLFSAGYTFAVAWVVSLIVYQVGKLLGFGA, encoded by the coding sequence ATGGCAACGCTTTCGGTTGCTTTAACTGGAAATCCCAATACGGGGAAAACGACGATATTTAACGCTTTAACTGGCGCAAGACAAAAGATTGGGAATTGGCCGGGTGTAACAGTTGATAAAAAAGTAGGGTATTTAAATCATAATGATCGTGCAATTTCTGTGATTGATTTACCCGGCACGTATAGTATTAATGCGCGTTCTGCAGAGGAACAAATTGTAATTGATTATTTATTGAATGATAAACCGGATATTGTAGTCAATGTATTAGATGCATCAAATCTCGAACGTAATTTATTTTTAACATTACAATTACTTGAACTTGGTATTCCGGTTATTCTTAATTTAAATATGATGGATGATGCAAAAAAACGTGGACTTAAGATCCATGTAAAGGAATTAGAGCAGCAATTTGGTATGCCGGTGGTAGAAACCGTTGCCAAAGATAATAAGAGCATCAAAAATTTGATGGATGTTTTTACAGAAGAGGCATTAAAAAATTATAAGATCAGTCCTTTAATTCAAGCACATATTGCAAAGGTGAAAGAACTGAATCGTGAAACGAAGAATAAAGATAAAGTCGAAGAAGAAGTAATTGCACTTCGTTATGCATTAATTGACCAAATTATTGCAGAGACCGTTGAAAAAAGTGGTGCAAGTACCTCTACAACTGAGAAAATTGATCATATTTTAGCCAATGGTTTTTTGGCTTTACCAATTCTATTAGCAATCATTTATAGTGTATTTGAAATTACATTTTCATGGATTGGTCAACCGATGGCTGATTTTATTGATGAATTTATTGGTGAGACTCTTACACCTTGGACAGAAGAGACACTTGCAGGATTGGAAGTTGCTGATTGGTTGCAATCAATGATTCTTGATGGTGTAATTGCCGGTGTTGGTGGGGTGTTAACTTTCGTTCCATTAATCTTTACCTTGTTTTTCTGCTTAAGCTTCTTGGACGGGACAGGGTATATGGCACGGGTTGCGTTTATTATGGATCCGGTTATGCGCCGGGCAGGTCTTACAGGCAAAGGCGTTATGCCATTGATTATGGGATTTGGTTGTGCAGTTCCGGCGATTATGGGCGCAAGAGCTTTAGATTCAGAAAAGGACAGACGCATTGCTATGCTCGTTACGCCATTTTTAACTTGCGGTGCTAAACTTCCTGTTATGGCATTATTTGCAGCGATCTTTTTCCCGGAAAATGCAACAAATGTAGTTTTTTCAATTTATGTTGCAGGGGTTATTTTGGCAATTGTTATGGCAAAGGTTTTAAATTCAACTACGTTTAAGAGTGAAGATAGTACGTTCTTGTTGGAATTACCACCATATAGATTTCCGGATATGGAAACTGTTTTATTAGAAACATGGGATAAAGGAAAAGGGTTCTTAATTAAAGCTGGTACAATTATTTTTGCGATGTCCATTGTTATTTGGTTCTTAAGCAGTTATAATTTTGGCGGCTCGGCTGAAATGGAAGAAAGTTTCTTAGCTTCTATTGGGGCTGCAATTTCAAATCTCTTTATTTTCCATGGGTTTGCTACTTGGGAATCAGGTGCGGCTGTTCTTACAGGCATTTTGGCCAAAGAAGCGGTTGTTTCTACAATGGGCGTATTATATGGTGTAGCGGAAGTGGCAGAAGAAGCAACTGAAGCAGCACAGCAAATGCAAGATTCAATCGGCGTAGCTTTTTCAGCACTTTCTGCATATGCGTTTATGATTTTCATTGCACTTTATACACCATGTATGACTGCACTTGGAACGATTAAAAAAGAGTTTTCCTCTTGGAAGTGGATGCTATTCTCCGCTGGTTATACATTTGCGGTGGCATGGGTTGTTTCATTAATTGTATATCAAGTTGGAAAATTATTAGGTTTTGGCGCTTAA
- a CDS encoding FeoA family protein: MSLSEVQPGATVRIEGLENSKIKSRLMSMGLIKGTTVKVLRSAPLGDPMAVSVRSYNLALRVADAEKIKVSVI, from the coding sequence ATGTCATTAAGTGAAGTACAGCCGGGTGCGACTGTAAGAATTGAAGGACTGGAGAATTCTAAGATTAAATCCCGATTGATGAGCATGGGATTGATTAAGGGAACAACAGTCAAAGTATTACGTTCGGCACCGTTAGGTGATCCTATGGCGGTTTCAGTACGTTCATATAATCTGGCATTACGTGTAGCAGATGCTGAAAAGATTAAGGTAAGTGTGATCTGA
- a CDS encoding ABC transporter ATP-binding protein → MAMISADHITVKLHDKVILKDISLTIERAKRTVIIGPNGSGKSTLLKVLAGLLRYTSGTVQLDDKELKNISRATLAKQLAILPQGSETPKDLTVGELVEYGRFPHRTWWRGNLKEDAACINLALKKTGMEQFRSRFVRHLSGGERQRAWIAMALAQNPKLLLLDEPTTYLDIAHQLEILELVSELNDRNDMSVIMVLHDIQHAMKFSDEIIVLKEGRVFAQGKPQAVITAEMLEKVFGVSAEIYKNQQGQEVFVPSAIRR, encoded by the coding sequence ATGGCTATGATATCAGCAGATCATATTACGGTGAAGTTACATGATAAAGTCATCTTAAAAGATATTAGTCTTACGATTGAAAGAGCAAAAAGGACAGTCATTATCGGTCCGAACGGATCCGGGAAAAGCACCTTGTTAAAGGTGTTAGCAGGTTTGCTACGCTATACTTCTGGTACGGTTCAGCTGGATGATAAAGAGTTAAAAAACATCTCTAGAGCTACTTTAGCGAAACAGCTGGCTATCTTGCCGCAGGGGTCTGAAACACCAAAGGATTTAACTGTGGGTGAATTGGTCGAGTATGGTCGATTTCCTCATCGGACGTGGTGGAGAGGCAACCTTAAAGAAGATGCAGCGTGTATAAATTTAGCGTTGAAAAAGACTGGAATGGAACAATTTCGTAGTCGCTTTGTTCGGCATCTATCCGGAGGAGAACGGCAAAGAGCTTGGATTGCTATGGCTCTTGCACAGAATCCGAAGCTTTTATTGCTAGATGAACCTACTACGTATTTAGATATTGCGCATCAATTAGAAATTCTGGAGCTTGTATCGGAATTAAATGACAGAAATGATATGTCAGTGATCATGGTATTACATGATATTCAGCATGCAATGAAATTTTCGGATGAAATTATTGTATTGAAAGAAGGACGTGTTTTTGCACAAGGGAAACCACAAGCGGTAATTACGGCTGAAATGTTGGAAAAAGTGTTTGGTGTAAGTGCGGAAATCTACAAAAATCAACAGGGGCAAGAGGTTTTTGTACCAAGTGCGATCAGAAGATGA
- a CDS encoding FecCD family ABC transporter permease, with translation MEDDVAVRKDIKFGMEIKKWRILILIVFAILAVCGCLVSLFKGSVHIGYSDIWHILMENGTSSKDQIILNIRLPRTIVAALVGVHLSISGAILQAIMKNPLADPHIIGISSGAGLAGIVIMILYPALEYLITPVAFFGAMAAASCIYVLAWKGGIRPVRVILAGVAVSAFLGSGISALMIFYSDRVHGALMWMVGGLAARSWPHVDIIWPYTIVGVTLAFLGAKHLNILQLGDEIAKGLGIQVELTRIIMTALAALLAASAVSVVGLLGFVGLIVPHAARLIIGSDYRFLLPAAALLGIAVVTFSDTFARIVFSPVELPVGIIMAFLGAPFFLFLLRREL, from the coding sequence ATGGAAGATGATGTAGCTGTACGTAAAGATATAAAATTTGGAATGGAAATAAAAAAATGGCGGATACTGATCTTAATCGTATTTGCCATTTTGGCTGTTTGCGGTTGTTTGGTTAGTTTATTCAAAGGATCTGTGCATATTGGCTATTCGGATATATGGCATATTTTAATGGAGAATGGGACAAGTTCGAAAGATCAAATTATTTTAAATATTCGTTTGCCAAGAACGATTGTTGCTGCTCTGGTGGGGGTTCATTTATCAATTTCCGGAGCGATCTTACAGGCGATCATGAAAAATCCTTTAGCAGATCCGCATATTATTGGAATTTCATCTGGTGCGGGGCTGGCCGGTATTGTGATTATGATTTTATATCCAGCATTAGAGTATCTGATTACGCCGGTTGCTTTTTTTGGTGCAATGGCGGCGGCAAGTTGTATCTATGTTTTGGCTTGGAAGGGGGGCATTCGTCCCGTTAGAGTAATTTTAGCCGGGGTGGCAGTTTCGGCATTTTTGGGGTCTGGAATTTCTGCGCTTATGATTTTTTACAGTGATCGCGTACATGGAGCACTCATGTGGATGGTTGGAGGGCTGGCTGCCCGCAGCTGGCCTCATGTGGATATCATTTGGCCTTATACGATTGTCGGAGTGACATTGGCTTTTTTAGGTGCAAAACATTTAAATATTTTACAACTAGGGGATGAAATTGCAAAAGGTTTGGGAATTCAGGTGGAGTTGACTCGGATTATCATGACTGCACTTGCTGCATTGCTTGCTGCGAGTGCAGTCAGTGTTGTCGGTTTACTTGGCTTTGTCGGTCTGATTGTACCACATGCGGCGCGGCTTATCATTGGATCAGATTATAGGTTTTTATTACCTGCTGCTGCGTTATTGGGAATTGCCGTAGTTACATTTAGTGATACCTTTGCGCGTATTGTGTTTTCACCAGTTGAATTGCCTGTAGGTATTATTATGGCATTTTTAGGCGCACCGTTTTTCCTCTTTTTACTAAGGAGGGAGTTATAA
- a CDS encoding ABC transporter substrate-binding protein, with product MLKLKQICMFLLLVVCAVNVAACSNAEKDSANQEESVYLTIKDDLDRTVNLTHKPEKIIALSPSFLELLGAVDAKLIARPSSKNSIPVSAQDLEEVGAVYNINIEKVISLQPDLVIAYEGMHDKFLPILETNHIPVIVLKMKTYQDVLDKINLFSQISGETQKGKALMQSMNQKVQNVTDKIPKEAKKIAILHSTAKSVTVELEGSIAGTAAKTLGFHNIASGSKALEQDPDSTPYSLEKLVENDPEIIFIVTMGKLEDIRKRMLSDIESNPAWSSLNAVKKNKVYFLPQDLFLLNPGLRYPEAIELMAKLVYPEVLNDGR from the coding sequence ATGTTAAAGTTAAAACAGATATGTATGTTTCTTTTGTTGGTTGTATGTGCTGTGAATGTGGCTGCTTGTTCAAATGCGGAGAAGGACAGTGCGAATCAGGAAGAGAGCGTTTATTTAACGATAAAAGATGATTTAGACAGGACTGTGAACTTAACACACAAACCCGAAAAAATTATTGCATTATCACCATCTTTTTTAGAACTATTGGGTGCTGTAGATGCAAAGCTTATTGCAAGACCTAGTTCAAAAAACAGCATACCCGTATCTGCACAAGATCTTGAGGAAGTTGGTGCAGTGTATAACATTAATATTGAAAAGGTAATATCGCTTCAACCAGATTTGGTGATTGCCTATGAAGGTATGCATGATAAATTTTTGCCGATTCTGGAAACGAACCATATTCCTGTGATTGTGCTTAAGATGAAAACCTATCAAGATGTTCTTGATAAAATTAATTTGTTTTCTCAAATATCCGGCGAAACTCAAAAAGGCAAAGCTTTGATGCAGTCGATGAATCAAAAAGTGCAAAATGTAACGGATAAAATCCCTAAGGAAGCTAAAAAAATAGCAATTCTGCATAGTACAGCAAAGAGTGTAACTGTTGAGCTGGAAGGCAGTATTGCGGGGACAGCGGCAAAAACACTTGGGTTTCATAACATTGCATCGGGCAGTAAAGCATTGGAGCAAGATCCTGATTCTACGCCGTATAGTTTAGAAAAACTGGTGGAAAATGACCCGGAGATCATTTTTATTGTTACAATGGGAAAACTGGAGGATATCAGAAAACGTATGCTTTCTGATATTGAAAGCAATCCTGCTTGGAGTTCCTTAAATGCAGTGAAAAAAAATAAAGTTTATTTTTTACCGCAGGATTTGTTTCTATTAAATCCTGGGCTTAGATATCCTGAAGCAATAGAATTAATGGCAAAGCTGGTATATCCAGAGGTATTAAATGATGGAAGATGA
- the cobI gene encoding precorrin-2 C(20)-methyltransferase — MAGIFYGIGVGPGDPELLTVKAIHAIREVDVIIAPKTEKKEDSLALSIARPYLKDDVEIVKQVFPMVVNFEQSPEVWEENKNEILALLKAGKKVAFLTLGDPMFYSTYIYVFRLLENCGYTIETIPGIPAFCAIGSKLGYPLVEGNDILSIIPATAPEEKVKQVIAVTDNVVMMKVYKNFPEMVDVLTENELADKAVMISRCGLEDELIIRDLEAAKHEKVNYLSTILARRR, encoded by the coding sequence ATGGCAGGTATATTTTATGGTATTGGTGTAGGTCCTGGAGATCCGGAATTATTGACAGTAAAAGCAATTCATGCAATACGTGAAGTAGATGTTATTATTGCACCGAAAACGGAGAAGAAAGAAGATAGTTTAGCACTTTCTATTGCTAGACCTTATTTAAAAGATGATGTAGAAATTGTCAAACAAGTCTTTCCTATGGTGGTTAATTTTGAACAATCTCCAGAAGTTTGGGAAGAGAATAAGAATGAAATTCTAGCTTTATTAAAGGCCGGTAAGAAGGTTGCATTTTTAACTTTGGGCGATCCGATGTTTTACAGTACTTATATTTATGTATTTAGATTGTTGGAAAATTGTGGTTATACGATTGAGACGATTCCAGGCATTCCTGCTTTCTGCGCAATTGGTAGCAAATTAGGCTATCCATTAGTAGAAGGCAATGATATTTTAAGTATTATTCCAGCAACCGCACCAGAAGAAAAAGTTAAACAAGTAATTGCGGTGACTGACAATGTTGTCATGATGAAAGTTTATAAAAATTTCCCGGAAATGGTTGATGTGCTTACAGAAAACGAACTTGCCGATAAAGCTGTTATGATCAGTAGATGCGGCTTAGAAGATGAGCTGATTATTCGTGATTTAGAAGCTGCAAAGCATGAAAAGGTAAATTATTTATCTACGATCTTGGCGCGCCGCAGATAG